From Nocardioides faecalis:
GCCCGTCGGCGACGAAGTGCTCGACCTCGATGTGCCGGCGGTCCTGGGGACGGTCCGAGCCGCAGACGCCGCGGTGGTTCCACGACACCACCCGGATGCCGCAGGCGGGGTCCAGCAGCCACGGCCACAGGTGCGGGTTGGTGCCCAGCCCGTTGCAGAGCACGACGGTGGGCCCGTCGATCACTCCGTCCGGGTCGTTGGTCCAGGCCCGGAGGTGGGTGCCGTCGTCGGAGAGGATGTCTCGATAGGCGATCGACGCGGTCGCCGAGCGCTGCTCGGGCCGGGGAGCGGAGGTCGACATGCCGCGATTGTGCCCGAAGACCGTGCGCGGCGGGGCCGGCTCAGGCCGGTCGCGAGACCGAGGGCCCGACCAGGGGCCCACGAAGGCCGTGGCCCGCGGCGCTGGTGAACCGCACCAGGTCGACCACGCCAGGCCTCAGATGACATCGGGAAGGACCCGGGCCCGGGTCGCCCGGGTGGCGCCGACGGTGGCCAGTACGACGCAGCCGATCGCGGCCCACTGCACCGGTGCCAGGTCCTCGCCCACGAGGAGCAGCCCGGCGAGCGCGGCGGCCGCGGGCTCCAGGCTCATCAGCACCCCGAACGTCGCCGCGGGCAGGGTGCGCAGGGCGGCGATCTCGGCGCTGTAGGGCACCACCGAGCTCAGCAGCCCGACGGCGGCCCCGATCGCCAGCACCCGGGCGTCGAGCAGGTCGCCGACCTCGACGGTGAGCAGCAGCGGGCTGAGCAGCAGCACCGCGACGCCGCTGGCCACGGCGAGGCCGTCGATGCCGGCCCACCGCCGCCCGGTCGCGGCGCTGGACAGGATGTAGCCGGCCCACGCGGCCCCGGCAAGCACCGCGTAGGCGACGCCGAGCGGGTCGAGGTGGGTGCGCTCGAAGCCGAGCAGCAGCACCCCGAGAGCGGCCAGCCCGACCCAGCCCAGGTGCCGTGCGCGGCGGAACCCGGCCGCGGCCAGCGCCAGCGGACCGATGAACTCGATCGTCACCGCGACGCCGATCGGGATCCGGGAGAACGACTGGTAGATCGCCCAGTTCATCACCGCCAGGCAGGCGCCGTAGCGCAGCACGACCAGCCAGTCGGCGCGGCTGCGCCCGCGCAGGACGGGGCGCGCCCAGGCCAGCAGCACGGCGGCGCTGGTGACCAGGCGCAGCCACACCACGCCGTCCGGCTCGACGTCGGTGAAGAGCTGCTTGGCGAAGCCGGCGCCGAGCTGGACCGAGGCGATGCTCAGCAGGACGAGCCCGATCGAGGCGCCCAGTCCGGGCGCGGGACGGGAGGCGACGGACGACGGCACGCACACACGCTAGGAGCACGCAGCCCACGGCACCGAAATGATCCCCGCGATCCGATGACTTTCCTGCCTGCGCCGAGTCACAGTGGGCAGGACACGTGCGCGCCGACCGTGTACGGAGCACGAGGAGGAACCGATGGCGACCATCTTGATGATCGGGACCCGCAAGGGACTGTGGATCGCCCGGTCCGACGACCGCCGCGAGTGGAAGCTCGACGGGCCGCACCACGACATGGAGGAGGTGTACTCCGTCCTGGTCGACACCCGCGGCGACGTCCCGCGCCTGTTCGCCGGCGCCTCGTCGAGCTGGTTGGGCCCACAGGTGCGCTGGAGCGACGACCTCGGCCACACCTGGCAGGAGACGCCGAACGGCGCGATCCGCTTCCCCGAGGGCGCCGGCGCCACCGTCTCCCGGATCTGGCAGCTCGTGCCGGGCACCAGCCCGGGCGTGCTGCACGCCGGCACCGAGCCGGGGGCGGTGTTCACCTCCACCGACGGCGGCGCGAGCTTCACCCTCGAGCAGGCGCTGTGGGACCACCCGCACCGCGCCGAGTGGGACGAGGGCTTCGGCGGGCAGGCCTTCCACACCGTGCTGCCGCACCCCACCGACCCCGACTCGATCGTCACCGCGATCTCCACCGGCGGGGTCTACCGCACCACCGACGGCGGCGCCTCCTGGCATCCGCGCAACAAGGGCA
This genomic window contains:
- a CDS encoding EamA family transporter — translated: MPSSVASRPAPGLGASIGLVLLSIASVQLGAGFAKQLFTDVEPDGVVWLRLVTSAAVLLAWARPVLRGRSRADWLVVLRYGACLAVMNWAIYQSFSRIPIGVAVTIEFIGPLALAAAGFRRARHLGWVGLAALGVLLLGFERTHLDPLGVAYAVLAGAAWAGYILSSAATGRRWAGIDGLAVASGVAVLLLSPLLLTVEVGDLLDARVLAIGAAVGLLSSVVPYSAEIAALRTLPAATFGVLMSLEPAAAALAGLLLVGEDLAPVQWAAIGCVVLATVGATRATRARVLPDVI
- a CDS encoding WD40/YVTN/BNR-like repeat-containing protein, translated to MATILMIGTRKGLWIARSDDRREWKLDGPHHDMEEVYSVLVDTRGDVPRLFAGASSSWLGPQVRWSDDLGHTWQETPNGAIRFPEGAGATVSRIWQLVPGTSPGVLHAGTEPGAVFTSTDGGASFTLEQALWDHPHRAEWDEGFGGQAFHTVLPHPTDPDSIVTAISTGGVYRTTDGGASWHPRNKGIRADFLPEDLRYPEFGQCVHKVARHPDRPERLYAQNHGGVYRSDDEGGSWTDIGEGLPSDFGFPIVVHPRQPDTIWVFPLGGGAGRYPTDARAQVWRSDDAGESWTSYGEGLPDFFHVCVLRDAMCTDDHESPGLYLGARNGSVWASADAGEHWQQVAANLPDVLTVRAATV